One part of the Alphaproteobacteria bacterium genome encodes these proteins:
- a CDS encoding 3-deoxy-manno-octulosonate cytidylyltransferase, with translation MTVNNPIIIIPSRMPSTRLPNKPLADINGKTLVEHVYDRAMEADFAEVLVACDDQRIVDVIEAAGGKAVLTDPELPSGSDRIFAALQKFDPEGKYDSIINLQGDEPTVNPENVKKAFDLLQNSGCDMTTLGSYFVSQEDIENPGNVKAIAEIKEGEDTGRALYFSRNVAPSNTGFEGKYIHHIGLYAYTREALASFVASPQGELEKREKLEQLRALGMGMSMQIGIVDERPLGVDTLEDLERARQELK, from the coding sequence ATGACAGTAAATAATCCAATAATAATAATTCCATCAAGAATGCCTTCAACTAGGTTACCAAATAAACCTTTGGCTGATATAAATGGTAAAACTTTGGTGGAGCATGTATATGATAGAGCTATGGAGGCAGATTTTGCAGAAGTTCTCGTTGCCTGTGATGATCAAAGAATAGTAGATGTTATAGAAGCTGCAGGTGGTAAAGCTGTTTTAACAGATCCTGAATTGCCATCAGGTTCAGATAGAATTTTTGCGGCATTACAAAAATTTGATCCAGAAGGTAAGTATGATTCTATTATCAATTTACAAGGGGATGAACCAACAGTAAATCCAGAAAATGTAAAAAAAGCTTTTGATTTATTACAAAACTCTGGTTGTGATATGACAACTCTAGGTTCTTACTTTGTGAGTCAAGAGGATATTGAAAATCCTGGAAATGTAAAAGCAATTGCTGAAATAAAAGAGGGAGAAGATACTGGTAGAGCTCTATATTTTTCTAGAAATGTTGCTCCATCAAATACAGGTTTTGAAGGTAAGTATATCCATCATATTGGGCTTTATGCTTATACAAGAGAAGCTTTAGCAAGTTTTGTTGCATCTCCACAGGGTGAGTTGGAAAAAAGAGAAAAGTTAGAGCAATTAAGAGCTTTAGGTATGGGTATGTCTATGCAAATAGGGATTGTAGATGAAAGACCTCTTGGTGTTGATACTCTAGAAGATTTAGAAAGAGCTCGTCAAGAGTTAAAATAA
- a CDS encoding heparinase II/III family protein: MTECKKKSAWFLKSRLYYFLLGKPNFDRLNNIICYKRKGTIEKGLKIILTKQFDYGGQNITVNSFKKMFKASKENNNLWDMQINSFAWLRDLQEVGSNDARLCARKLINDWIKENSTCNEMNWQSQLIGKRLFFLISNYNFYGRSASREFKHMLFNSMHKQQEFLRKQIKNCKEIDGYNFLQGLKGLLFSYIYIPKQKERVKEILPLLEKSLHKQILEEGCHKSRNIFLTFKTLRSLVEIDYVLKSSKYGSPKFLDLYIRAITKFLKSVIYKDGELPVFNDSFEYELDKISDVFSKLNFRVKTLDSFPISGYEKLQGDKTNILISTSTEEKDSRHFGVGSFEMQYDKKRIVVNCGACIYKENWKRALQETDAHSVVCIGKKDNKSSSSIVTRRVNKNSKSITIKNNGYEKNCKAKLSRKILLSNDGKTIMGRDVINNNVKNAVVIRFHLHPSVSISHTNNKRHLMLKVGKSSGWLFKTSEENISIENSIYFGKDKSPQQTKQIVIKYKLSRGESVINWMFEKL, encoded by the coding sequence ATGACGGAATGTAAAAAAAAATCAGCTTGGTTTCTTAAATCTCGTTTGTATTATTTTCTTTTAGGTAAGCCTAATTTTGATAGGCTTAACAATATTATTTGTTATAAGAGAAAAGGAACTATTGAAAAAGGCTTAAAGATAATATTAACTAAACAGTTTGATTATGGTGGGCAAAATATTACAGTTAATAGTTTTAAGAAAATGTTCAAGGCTTCAAAAGAAAACAACAATCTTTGGGATATGCAAATAAATTCTTTTGCATGGTTAAGAGATTTGCAAGAAGTAGGCTCTAATGATGCTAGGTTGTGTGCTAGAAAACTGATAAATGATTGGATAAAAGAAAACTCAACTTGCAATGAAATGAATTGGCAAAGCCAACTTATAGGGAAAAGATTATTTTTCTTAATAAGTAACTATAATTTTTATGGGCGAAGTGCCAGCCGCGAGTTTAAGCATATGCTTTTTAATTCTATGCATAAACAACAAGAATTTTTAAGAAAGCAAATTAAAAACTGCAAAGAAATCGATGGTTATAATTTTTTGCAAGGTTTGAAAGGCTTGCTTTTTTCTTATATATATATACCTAAGCAAAAAGAAAGAGTTAAAGAGATTTTACCTCTTTTAGAAAAAAGTTTGCATAAACAAATTTTAGAAGAAGGTTGTCATAAATCGAGAAATATATTTTTAACATTTAAGACTCTTAGGTCTTTGGTTGAGATTGATTATGTATTAAAAAGCTCGAAGTATGGATCTCCTAAGTTTTTGGATTTATATATTAGAGCAATAACTAAATTCCTAAAATCTGTTATTTATAAAGATGGAGAGCTTCCTGTTTTCAATGATAGCTTTGAATATGAGTTAGATAAAATAAGCGATGTGTTCTCTAAGTTGAATTTCAGAGTTAAAACTTTGGATTCTTTCCCGATTTCAGGATATGAAAAATTGCAAGGAGATAAAACTAATATATTGATTTCAACTTCTACAGAAGAAAAAGATAGTAGACATTTTGGTGTAGGCTCTTTTGAAATGCAATATGATAAAAAAAGAATAGTTGTGAATTGTGGAGCTTGTATTTACAAAGAAAATTGGAAAAGAGCTCTTCAAGAAACAGATGCTCATAGTGTTGTTTGTATAGGGAAAAAAGATAATAAATCATCAAGCTCAATTGTTACAAGAAGAGTTAATAAAAATAGTAAGTCTATAACTATTAAAAACAATGGTTATGAAAAAAATTGTAAAGCTAAACTGTCAAGAAAGATATTATTGTCTAATGATGGTAAAACAATAATGGGAAGAGATGTAATAAATAATAATGTTAAAAATGCTGTTGTGATTCGATTTCATTTGCACCCAAGTGTATCCATTTCTCATACCAATAATAAAAGACATCTAATGCTAAAAGTTGGTAAAAGTTCTGGCTGGTTGTTTAAAACATCAGAAGAGAATATTTCAATAGAAAATAGTATATATTTTGGAAAAGATAAATCTCCTCAACAAACAAAACAGATTGTAATAAAGTATAAGTTGTCTAGAGGCGAGAGTGTAATAAATTGGATGTTTGAAAAACTCTAA
- the rpe gene encoding ribulose-phosphate 3-epimerase, with product MTKISPSILSADFANLKKEIKAIDKAGADYIHLDVMDGNFVPNISFGAPIISAVRSYTNKVFDVHLMIENVDKYYQSFVNAGVDIITFHIENTKSPAKLIKAIKSEGVKVGIALKPDTPVSKIKRYLKDIDLVLVMSVEPGFGGQKYIPQDKKIKELKKLSKGMDLEISIDGGINDKTAVKAKKAGVDILVAGSFVFKSKSYKKAIKVLRG from the coding sequence ATGACAAAAATATCACCGTCAATATTATCAGCTGATTTTGCAAATCTAAAAAAAGAAATAAAAGCAATTGATAAAGCTGGAGCAGATTATATTCACTTAGATGTTATGGATGGAAATTTTGTACCAAATATATCTTTCGGAGCTCCAATTATCTCGGCTGTTAGATCTTATACAAATAAAGTTTTTGATGTGCATTTAATGATAGAAAATGTTGATAAATATTATCAGTCATTTGTTAATGCAGGAGTAGATATAATTACTTTTCATATTGAAAATACAAAATCTCCAGCTAAGCTTATTAAAGCTATTAAGTCAGAAGGTGTAAAGGTTGGTATTGCATTAAAGCCTGATACTCCAGTATCTAAAATAAAGAGATATTTAAAAGATATTGATTTAGTTTTAGTTATGTCTGTTGAACCTGGGTTCGGAGGGCAAAAGTATATTCCTCAAGATAAAAAAATAAAAGAGCTAAAAAAACTATCAAAGGGTATGGATTTAGAGATATCTATTGATGGAGGAATAAATGATAAAACAGCTGTAAAAGCAAAAAAAGCTGGTGTAGATATTCTCGTTGCTGGAAGTTTTGTTTTTAAATCTAAAAGTTATAAAAAAGCTATCAAGGTTCTAAGAGGATAA
- the ruvB gene encoding Holliday junction branch migration DNA helicase RuvB, giving the protein MEQEYKITDADKKSEDYIESHIRPSKLKDFTGQEQTKANLDIFIKSALDRGEALDHVLLYGPPGLGKTTLSQIVSHELGVGFRSTSGPVIAKSGDLAAILTNLEPNDVLFIDEIHRLNPAVEEILYPAMEDFQLDLIIGEGPSARSVKIDLPKFTLVGATTRLGLLTTPLRDRFGIPLRMNFYTPKELTKIIMRAAKIMGANINEEGALEVAKRSRGTPRVANRLLRRVRDFATVKNHHIIDAKIADESLSRLDVDSMGLDSMDRRYLTCIVENYGGGPVGVETISAVLAEQRDMVEDVIEPYLMQQGLIQRTPRGRVISEKGYKYLGLKPKVNVSAQFDMIEEE; this is encoded by the coding sequence ATGGAACAAGAATACAAAATAACTGATGCTGATAAAAAGTCAGAAGATTATATAGAAAGTCATATAAGACCGTCTAAATTAAAAGATTTTACAGGACAAGAACAAACTAAAGCAAATTTAGATATTTTTATAAAATCTGCTTTAGATAGAGGTGAAGCTCTTGACCATGTTCTTTTATATGGACCTCCAGGGTTAGGGAAAACGACTTTATCTCAAATTGTGTCTCATGAATTAGGTGTAGGTTTTCGTTCTACATCAGGTCCAGTAATAGCAAAGTCTGGAGATTTAGCTGCAATCTTGACAAATTTAGAGCCTAATGATGTTTTATTTATTGATGAAATACACAGGCTAAATCCAGCTGTGGAAGAAATATTATATCCAGCTATGGAGGATTTTCAACTGGATTTAATAATTGGAGAAGGTCCTTCAGCAAGGTCTGTGAAAATTGATTTGCCTAAATTTACTTTAGTTGGAGCGACTACTAGATTGGGATTATTAACTACTCCTTTGAGAGATAGATTTGGTATTCCTTTGAGAATGAATTTTTATACTCCTAAAGAGCTGACTAAAATTATTATGAGAGCCGCTAAGATTATGGGAGCTAATATAAATGAAGAAGGTGCTTTGGAAGTTGCTAAAAGATCAAGAGGAACTCCTAGAGTTGCAAATAGGCTTTTAAGAAGAGTTAGAGATTTTGCTACAGTAAAAAATCATCATATTATAGATGCAAAAATAGCAGATGAGTCTTTATCAAGATTAGATGTTGATAGTATGGGGCTTGATAGTATGGATAGAAGGTATTTAACTTGTATTGTTGAAAACTATGGAGGAGGTCCTGTTGGTGTTGAAACAATATCTGCTGTTCTAGCAGAGCAAAGAGATATGGTTGAGGATGTAATAGAGCCTTACTTAATGCAACAAGGTCTTATTCAAAGAACTCCAAGGGGAAGAGTTATTTCTGAAAAGGGATATAAATATTTAGGTCTAAAACCAAAAGTTAATGTATCTGCTCAATTCGATATGATTGAAGAGGAATAG
- the fabZ gene encoding 3-hydroxyacyl-ACP dehydratase FabZ: MTLENRQIDIVEIMKKIPHRYPMLLVDRITEINENGCIGRKNVTMNEGIFQGHFPGAPIFPGVLTVEAMAQTAAVYVMTLLEDEGEQDNLVYFMSIDKVKFRKPITPGDTVEFHIEKVAQKGPVWSFAGVAKVDGKVASQAEFKAMITPREK, encoded by the coding sequence ATGACATTAGAAAATAGACAAATTGATATTGTAGAAATTATGAAAAAGATACCACATAGATATCCTATGTTACTTGTTGATAGAATAACTGAAATTAATGAGAATGGTTGCATTGGTAGAAAAAATGTAACAATGAATGAAGGAATTTTCCAAGGGCATTTCCCTGGAGCTCCAATTTTTCCAGGTGTTTTAACAGTTGAAGCAATGGCTCAAACAGCTGCTGTTTATGTTATGACTCTTCTAGAAGATGAGGGTGAGCAAGATAACCTTGTTTACTTTATGTCAATTGATAAAGTTAAATTTAGAAAACCTATTACTCCAGGTGATACTGTTGAGTTCCATATTGAGAAAGTAGCTCAAAAAGGTCCTGTATGGAGCTTTGCTGGTGTAGCTAAAGTTGATGGTAAAGTTGCTTCTCAGGCTGAATTCAAAGCAATGATTACTCCAAGAGAAAAATAG
- the lpxD gene encoding UDP-3-O-(3-hydroxymyristoyl)glucosamine N-acyltransferase — MPDKRFFNNRGPFSVEELAKLSDSEVFPKGSELKEVQDVAPINIADVNDISFIDNKKYIEDFKKSKAGVCIAHPAMKDFAPEGMILLLNSNPYMAYANIATAFYAPESRKGVHKKAFIDKSAKLGKNCFVGAGAVIGKNVQIGDDCEIEANATIADGVVIGNNTTIGANASVTHAIIGNDCYIYTGARIGQDGFGFAMSAKGHKRIPQMGRVIIEDRVEIGANTTIDRGAGPDTLIKSGAMIDNLVQLGHNVEVGENSVIVSQVGVSGSTKIGKFCVLAGQAGIAGHLKIEDGAKIAAQSGVISNISAGEEVMGCPAIPIKQFFKQAAYLKRIIKKRKAK; from the coding sequence ATGCCGGATAAAAGATTTTTTAATAATAGAGGACCTTTCTCTGTTGAAGAGTTAGCAAAACTTTCAGATAGTGAAGTATTTCCAAAAGGAAGTGAGCTTAAAGAGGTGCAAGATGTTGCTCCAATTAATATCGCAGATGTTAATGATATAAGTTTCATTGATAATAAGAAATATATTGAAGATTTTAAAAAATCAAAAGCTGGAGTATGTATCGCTCACCCTGCAATGAAAGATTTTGCTCCAGAAGGAATGATTTTACTTTTAAATAGCAATCCTTATATGGCTTATGCTAATATAGCTACCGCTTTTTATGCTCCTGAGAGTAGAAAAGGTGTTCACAAGAAAGCATTTATAGATAAATCTGCAAAACTAGGTAAAAATTGTTTTGTTGGAGCAGGTGCTGTTATTGGTAAGAATGTGCAAATAGGGGATGATTGTGAGATTGAAGCAAATGCTACAATCGCTGATGGAGTTGTAATAGGTAATAATACTACAATTGGTGCAAATGCAAGTGTAACTCATGCAATTATAGGTAATGATTGCTATATATATACTGGAGCAAGAATTGGGCAAGACGGTTTTGGGTTTGCTATGAGTGCTAAAGGACATAAAAGAATTCCTCAAATGGGGAGAGTAATAATTGAAGACAGAGTGGAAATCGGTGCGAATACTACAATCGATAGAGGTGCCGGACCAGATACACTTATTAAAAGTGGAGCTATGATAGATAACCTTGTTCAACTAGGTCATAATGTTGAAGTAGGAGAGAACAGTGTTATTGTTTCTCAGGTTGGAGTTTCTGGCTCAACTAAAATAGGTAAGTTCTGTGTTCTAGCTGGTCAAGCTGGAATAGCAGGGCACCTTAAAATAGAAGATGGTGCAAAAATTGCAGCTCAATCTGGAGTTATTAGTAATATATCTGCTGGAGAAGAAGTTATGGGATGTCCAGCAATCCCAATAAAACAATTTTTTAAGCAAGCTGCTTATTTAAAAAGAATTATCAAAAAAAGAAAGGCAAAGTAA
- a CDS encoding OmpH family outer membrane protein produces MRNFKFILLILAFILSTNAKAENTKIGVVDFGLIMNSANVTKAINAQIDAKKNEFLTKDKEAQKIIVKKQQSLVEKKAILPKEVFESEREALEKEIKFAQEKSKENREILNNGIKKSRVFLDGAIRKYIAKIAKDKNIDLVLPKEQVVISSKNLSITKEVLDLVNKDLKEVKINFADSKEK; encoded by the coding sequence ATGAGAAATTTTAAATTCATATTACTGATATTGGCTTTCATATTATCAACTAATGCTAAAGCTGAAAATACTAAAATCGGAGTTGTAGATTTTGGTCTTATTATGAATTCTGCAAATGTTACTAAAGCAATAAATGCTCAAATAGATGCTAAGAAAAATGAGTTTCTGACAAAAGATAAAGAGGCTCAAAAAATTATTGTTAAAAAACAACAATCCTTGGTTGAGAAAAAAGCAATTCTTCCTAAAGAGGTGTTTGAATCTGAAAGAGAAGCATTGGAAAAAGAAATAAAATTTGCTCAGGAAAAATCAAAAGAAAATAGAGAGATATTAAATAATGGAATAAAAAAATCAAGAGTGTTTCTTGATGGAGCTATAAGAAAGTATATAGCAAAAATAGCTAAAGATAAAAATATAGATTTAGTTTTACCAAAAGAACAAGTTGTGATTTCATCAAAAAATCTTTCTATAACAAAAGAAGTCTTAGATTTAGTTAATAAAGATTTAAAAGAAGTAAAAATAAATTTTGCAGATAGTAAGGAAAAATAA
- the bamA gene encoding outer membrane protein assembly factor BamA, protein MKRFKLIIIILLINCGLANAKTIDNINVSGNKRIETETVISYLALNIGDEISNKELSKSLKNLYATNLFADISISEEKGTIYVRVLENPIVNEIAFEGNVRIKNDFLQRELSLYTRSVYTKSKVQNNLERLKQIYEKSGYFGATINPKIIVLDDNRVNVVFEIKEGTRAKIRKINIIGNENYSDDLLKDKISTKESRWYKFLSGNTSYDADRIDYDKELLRRFYLSRGYADFQVQSITSKLTKDKKSFYITVKVEEGERYRFSKVETKALLKDVNQEEINSIVNELTKTGDWYSSNKIEKAVLALTKSLENQQYAFVKVSPDVSKNDDNKEISIVYNIGEGQKVFVNNINVSGNERTRDEVIRREFKLIEGDAFNRDKLIKTERDLRNLDFFDKVNVKVKEVDKGLTDINVNVSEKSTGEFSMGAGFSTEDGALADFSISEDNFLGKGQKVKLGTVLSGKSQQIDFGFTEPYFLNRDLSAGFDIFNVEKDYQDESSYDKKMTGFALRLGYPLKEDLRQNIAYNFEKSNIYNVGKDASTYIKEQAGNSTKSSISSVLTYDTRDSAFDPTEGALLKMSNELAGLGGLKFIKNTVGGGFYYPLSDQWIFSNYTEAGNVFAYGGDDINISDRFFIGGKTLRGFERSGIGPRDKKTDDALGGENYIKNSMELSFPLGVSQDLGLKGYSFLDAGTLWGATSSSSNIHDDSSVRASFGVGLAWKSPMGPLRINLAFPFLKEDYDKDEVFSFTFGTRF, encoded by the coding sequence ATGAAAAGATTTAAATTAATAATTATAATATTACTTATCAATTGTGGCCTTGCAAATGCAAAGACTATTGACAATATAAATGTAAGCGGGAATAAGAGAATTGAAACAGAAACTGTTATATCTTATTTGGCTCTTAACATCGGAGATGAGATTTCAAATAAAGAACTGTCAAAATCTTTAAAAAACTTATATGCAACAAACTTATTTGCAGACATATCTATATCGGAAGAAAAAGGAACTATATATGTTAGAGTTCTAGAAAACCCTATAGTAAATGAAATAGCATTTGAAGGAAATGTGAGAATAAAAAATGATTTTCTACAAAGAGAATTAAGTTTGTACACAAGATCTGTTTATACTAAATCTAAAGTGCAAAATAATTTAGAGAGACTAAAGCAAATATATGAAAAATCAGGATACTTTGGAGCTACAATAAATCCTAAAATTATAGTTTTAGATGACAATAGAGTTAATGTAGTTTTTGAGATAAAGGAGGGAACAAGAGCTAAAATCAGAAAAATAAATATTATTGGTAATGAGAATTACTCAGATGACTTGCTAAAAGATAAAATATCAACTAAAGAATCAAGGTGGTATAAGTTCTTAAGTGGTAATACATCATATGATGCAGATAGGATTGATTATGATAAAGAGCTTCTCAGAAGATTTTATCTTTCTAGAGGTTATGCTGATTTCCAAGTTCAATCAATAACATCTAAGCTTACAAAAGACAAGAAGAGTTTTTATATAACAGTTAAAGTCGAAGAAGGTGAAAGATATAGATTCTCTAAAGTTGAAACAAAAGCTCTTTTGAAAGATGTTAATCAAGAAGAAATAAATAGTATTGTGAATGAACTAACCAAAACTGGTGATTGGTATAGCTCTAATAAGATTGAAAAAGCTGTTCTAGCTCTTACTAAAAGTTTAGAAAATCAGCAATATGCATTTGTTAAGGTTTCTCCAGATGTTAGTAAAAATGATGATAATAAAGAGATTTCAATAGTTTATAATATTGGAGAAGGGCAAAAAGTTTTTGTTAATAATATTAATGTTTCTGGTAACGAAAGAACAAGAGATGAAGTTATAAGAAGAGAGTTTAAACTTATCGAAGGAGATGCTTTCAATAGAGATAAGTTAATAAAAACAGAAAGAGACTTAAGAAATCTAGATTTCTTTGATAAAGTTAATGTTAAGGTTAAAGAGGTTGATAAAGGTTTAACAGATATAAATGTTAATGTTTCAGAGAAATCTACAGGTGAGTTCTCTATGGGGGCTGGCTTCTCTACAGAGGATGGTGCATTAGCTGACTTCTCAATTTCAGAGGACAACTTCTTAGGTAAAGGGCAAAAAGTTAAGCTGGGTACTGTATTGTCTGGAAAATCTCAACAAATAGATTTCGGTTTCACTGAACCATATTTCTTAAACAGAGATTTATCAGCTGGGTTTGATATATTTAATGTTGAAAAAGATTATCAAGATGAGAGCTCTTACGATAAAAAAATGACAGGTTTTGCTTTAAGACTGGGGTATCCTCTGAAGGAAGATTTAAGGCAAAATATTGCTTATAATTTTGAGAAAAGCAATATATATAATGTCGGAAAAGATGCTTCTACATATATAAAAGAGCAAGCTGGTAACTCTACTAAATCATCTATTTCAAGTGTGTTAACATATGATACAAGAGATTCTGCTTTTGATCCAACAGAAGGTGCTTTGTTGAAAATGTCTAATGAACTTGCAGGTTTAGGTGGGCTTAAATTTATAAAGAATACTGTGGGAGGAGGATTCTATTATCCTCTATCAGATCAGTGGATATTCAGTAACTATACAGAGGCAGGTAATGTTTTTGCATATGGAGGAGATGATATTAATATATCAGATAGATTTTTCATAGGTGGTAAGACTTTAAGAGGTTTCGAGAGAAGTGGTATAGGTCCAAGAGATAAGAAAACTGATGATGCTTTGGGTGGAGAGAATTATATTAAGAACTCTATGGAGCTATCTTTCCCATTAGGTGTATCTCAAGATTTAGGTTTAAAAGGTTATTCATTCTTAGATGCAGGAACTCTTTGGGGAGCAACAAGCAGTTCTTCAAATATACATGATGATTCTTCTGTGAGAGCTTCATTTGGTGTTGGTCTTGCATGGAAATCTCCTATGGGTCCTTTGAGAATAAATCTGGCATTTCCTTTCTTAAAAGAAGACTATGATAAAGATGAAGTGTTCTCCTTTACATTCGGAACAAGGTTTTAA
- the rseP gene encoding RIP metalloprotease RseP, whose amino-acid sequence MQFLLSSLEYIIPFILVLSVLIFVHEFGHYIVAKWCGVKIEEFSLGFGKKLISRFDKSGTEWKICVVPFGGYVKMFGDSDGSSKPDEEKIKNMTEEEKEVSFPYKKLYQKSAIVFAGPFFNYIFAIMCFLFLFMTYGEQFTKPIVSEIKADSAASISGLQINDEIVEFNGDEIEKFEDVQAIASLNFEKEMPISVKRDGELINLYITPKSETRKNIFGTEEKRGFIGITSYDVSFIRHSNIFIAISRSFKNANKIMLGTLEAVGQMITGQRSSAELGGPLKIAKLSKDFASRGVASLIYFISVLSLNLGLINLFPVPVLDGGHLLFFGIEALIRKPVNAKIQDVLFKIGMGLILILAIFITFNDLKSLSIIDFIKNLFYK is encoded by the coding sequence ATGCAATTCTTATTATCTTCTTTAGAGTATATTATACCATTTATTTTAGTATTATCTGTTTTAATATTTGTTCATGAATTTGGGCATTACATTGTTGCTAAATGGTGTGGGGTTAAAATAGAAGAGTTTTCATTAGGGTTTGGTAAAAAGCTTATATCTAGATTTGATAAATCGGGAACAGAGTGGAAAATATGTGTGGTACCATTTGGTGGTTATGTTAAAATGTTTGGAGATTCTGATGGCTCCTCAAAGCCAGATGAAGAAAAAATAAAGAACATGACAGAAGAGGAAAAAGAAGTCTCTTTCCCATATAAAAAACTATATCAAAAATCAGCAATTGTTTTCGCAGGTCCTTTTTTTAATTATATATTTGCGATTATGTGCTTTCTATTTCTATTTATGACTTATGGAGAGCAGTTTACAAAACCAATTGTTTCAGAGATAAAAGCAGATTCTGCAGCAAGTATATCTGGGTTGCAAATAAATGATGAAATAGTAGAGTTTAATGGAGATGAAATTGAAAAATTTGAGGATGTGCAAGCTATAGCATCTCTTAATTTTGAGAAAGAAATGCCTATATCTGTAAAAAGAGATGGTGAGCTTATAAACTTATATATAACTCCAAAATCAGAAACTAGAAAAAATATATTTGGTACTGAGGAAAAAAGAGGCTTTATTGGTATCACATCTTATGATGTTTCTTTTATAAGGCATTCTAATATTTTTATTGCGATTAGTAGATCATTTAAAAATGCAAATAAAATAATGTTAGGGACTTTAGAAGCTGTAGGGCAGATGATAACAGGTCAAAGGTCTTCTGCAGAATTAGGAGGTCCTTTAAAGATTGCTAAGCTTTCAAAAGATTTCGCTTCTAGAGGAGTGGCTTCTTTAATTTACTTTATTTCAGTATTATCTTTAAATTTAGGATTGATTAATCTATTTCCTGTGCCTGTTCTTGATGGGGGGCATCTATTGTTCTTTGGAATTGAAGCATTGATTAGAAAACCTGTAAATGCAAAAATTCAAGATGTTTTGTTTAAAATTGGTATGGGATTAATATTAATTTTAGCGATATTTATAACTTTTAATGACTTAAAATCTCTTTCAATAATTGATTTTATAAAAAATTTGTTTTATAAGTAA
- a CDS encoding ASCH domain-containing protein: protein MIFIACKKHKIKVAPKYYDLVKSGKKKMILLLGNRKRKQIKIGDDIIFIDTKKRKINKKVIDIKIDKSFKDLLTKIDVKKTGFKTSKEVLEVLNKVFTQRKQEKYNVLAIEISESNQK, encoded by the coding sequence ATGATCTTTATTGCTTGCAAAAAACATAAAATAAAAGTTGCTCCAAAATATTATGACTTAGTAAAGTCAGGAAAAAAGAAAATGATTCTTCTTTTGGGAAATAGAAAAAGAAAACAAATAAAAATTGGTGATGATATAATTTTTATTGATACTAAAAAAAGAAAAATTAATAAAAAAGTAATAGATATAAAAATAGATAAATCTTTTAAAGATCTTTTGACAAAAATAGATGTAAAGAAAACTGGATTCAAAACTTCTAAAGAAGTTTTAGAAGTTTTAAATAAAGTTTTTACTCAAAGAAAACAAGAAAAGTATAATGTATTAGCTATAGAAATATCTGAGTCTAATCAGAAGTAA
- a CDS encoding BPL-N domain-containing protein, with protein sequence MQQGLVYIYDDAGCKGVYELESCIKRNIPNCKIVKVNAEEIKGGILKKNPPSAFFIGGGQARWYINRLGKEGRKEIIDYSNKKDSLSFFICAGAYYASSFTDFKNNKKRYNERIMLGKKRGQLALFTGMSKGRFSENKDIVSIKKIQSDDGVFNTFYFMGPDFDNLADSDKVIATFSDVKKPAVIKCGENKNIVLSSIHFEYPDEVLKTLSWSYKNINQDSLAKIIMKPLIDKINCSTIGLNCKKGGKDYDLYCLQKT encoded by the coding sequence ATGCAACAGGGACTGGTTTATATATATGATGATGCGGGTTGTAAAGGTGTTTACGAACTAGAGTCATGTATAAAAAGAAATATCCCTAACTGCAAGATAGTTAAAGTAAATGCAGAAGAAATAAAAGGAGGAATCTTGAAGAAGAATCCTCCTTCTGCTTTTTTTATAGGTGGTGGTCAAGCAAGATGGTATATAAATAGGCTGGGTAAAGAAGGAAGAAAAGAGATTATAGATTATTCTAATAAAAAAGATTCTTTATCTTTTTTTATATGTGCTGGAGCTTATTATGCATCTTCTTTTACAGATTTTAAAAATAATAAAAAAAGATATAATGAAAGAATAATGCTTGGTAAAAAGAGGGGGCAGTTAGCTCTCTTTACAGGAATGTCTAAAGGCAGGTTTTCAGAAAATAAAGATATTGTTTCTATTAAAAAAATACAATCGGATGACGGAGTATTTAATACATTTTATTTCATGGGTCCTGATTTTGATAACTTGGCAGATAGTGATAAAGTGATTGCTACTTTTTCAGATGTAAAAAAGCCTGCAGTTATAAAATGTGGAGAAAATAAAAATATTGTTCTGTCATCTATTCATTTTGAATACCCTGATGAAGTTTTAAAAACTTTATCTTGGAGTTATAAAAATATTAATCAAGATAGCTTAGCTAAAATAATTATGAAGCCCTTGATAGATAAAATTAATTGTTCTACAATAGGATTAAATTGCAAAAAAGGAGGGAAAGATTATGATCTTTATTGCTTGCAAAAAACATAA